In Bacillus sp. SB49, a single window of DNA contains:
- a CDS encoding CsxC family protein: MYIYDPNSQSFRSNRLSGLGGCSRTNGTNAAGQPYGGYGLRQPGNLAGGTTGTGKFYPERKNSCSKQYPECDIAETVSVNCNSEGFGGGFFLPVVLRDVELQALVESEITLPTAAREIKNVRRNVYLTQCKAIPSIATEASVNVFVSGYIHKNIQYVEECSGYLQDYSVEVPFSCNQTVEIENFPTQFFSEKSTSTGERIFVDKKGMGGDHCVSGGLTFEYYNEPIECRLLFSAVNDIDLYKHVDKWGRFCKIVEKAEVLLIFRLIQSQQFDELPDGEEPGAQNQATQGRIQNKMNRGR, from the coding sequence ATGTATATTTACGATCCAAACAGTCAGTCTTTCAGATCTAACCGCCTGTCCGGGCTTGGTGGCTGCAGCCGTACAAACGGAACAAATGCCGCAGGTCAACCATACGGCGGATATGGCCTGCGTCAACCAGGAAACTTGGCTGGCGGTACGACTGGAACAGGGAAATTCTACCCCGAAAGGAAAAACAGCTGTTCAAAGCAATATCCAGAGTGTGATATTGCGGAAACAGTAAGCGTCAACTGTAATTCGGAAGGCTTTGGAGGTGGATTCTTCCTGCCGGTCGTTCTTCGTGATGTGGAATTGCAGGCACTTGTTGAGTCTGAAATTACCCTTCCTACGGCTGCACGTGAAATCAAAAACGTACGCCGAAACGTGTACTTGACTCAGTGTAAAGCGATCCCGTCTATCGCTACGGAAGCTTCCGTCAACGTATTCGTGTCTGGTTATATCCACAAGAATATTCAGTATGTAGAAGAGTGCAGCGGGTACCTGCAGGATTACTCTGTAGAAGTTCCATTCAGCTGCAACCAAACAGTGGAGATTGAGAACTTCCCGACACAATTCTTCAGTGAAAAGTCTACAAGCACAGGAGAGAGAATCTTCGTTGACAAGAAGGGCATGGGAGGCGACCATTGTGTATCCGGCGGACTTACGTTCGAATACTACAACGAGCCGATCGAATGCCGTCTTTTGTTCAGTGCGGTAAACGACATTGACTTGTATAAGCATGTCGACAAGTGGGGCCGTTTCTGTAAGATTGTAGAAAAAGCAGAAGTATTGCTTATCTTCCGTCTGATTCAGTCTCAGCAGTTCGATGAGCTTCCTGATGGAGAAGAGCCTGGTGCGCAGAATCAAGCGACACAAGGACGCATCCAGAATAAAATGAACAGAGGCAGATAA
- a CDS encoding bile acid:sodium symporter family protein gives MIVSFNRVLQRLMPYITPSAVVIGVLLAKWFDNFVFLVPWIFAVMTFAGSLGSNFTDLKKVLRHPVALVACIVLLHIIMPLIALGVGSLLFGKEDYTTIGLVLSFVIPTGITSLIWVSIYKGNVVLTLSIILIDTLLAPFTVPLVMQLLVGGSVQMDIGDIMVGLLFMIVIPSLAGMAVNQWGRASFTSKMETNLAPLTKIGIGLVVTINSSAIAPYLRVIDQTLVWTGVTVLCLAALSYVLGFWTGRLLRVERGSVLSLTFNSGMRNISGGAVIAITYFPPPVAVPVIVGMLFQQVLASFAGKRLDNFGKGDKGVAALTHKQI, from the coding sequence ATGATCGTGTCTTTCAACCGTGTTTTACAGCGTCTGATGCCCTATATTACGCCGAGCGCGGTGGTGATCGGTGTCCTGCTTGCGAAATGGTTCGATAACTTCGTCTTCCTCGTGCCGTGGATCTTTGCGGTCATGACGTTTGCCGGCAGCCTTGGATCGAACTTTACCGATTTGAAAAAAGTACTCAGACATCCGGTCGCACTGGTTGCATGTATCGTCTTATTACATATCATCATGCCTTTAATTGCTCTTGGAGTCGGAAGCTTATTGTTCGGGAAGGAGGATTATACGACAATCGGGCTGGTGCTGTCCTTTGTCATTCCTACGGGGATTACGTCTTTGATCTGGGTTTCCATCTATAAAGGAAACGTCGTGCTGACGCTCTCCATCATACTGATTGATACGCTTCTTGCTCCGTTTACAGTACCCTTGGTTATGCAGCTGTTGGTCGGGGGCTCTGTCCAGATGGACATAGGGGACATCATGGTCGGTCTTCTGTTCATGATCGTTATTCCTTCTCTGGCCGGGATGGCTGTCAATCAGTGGGGGAGGGCTTCTTTCACGTCCAAAATGGAAACCAACCTAGCGCCATTGACGAAAATCGGGATCGGTCTCGTTGTGACGATCAACAGCTCCGCCATCGCTCCTTATTTAAGAGTGATCGACCAAACGCTGGTTTGGACCGGAGTGACGGTCCTGTGTCTGGCTGCGTTGTCCTATGTGCTCGGGTTTTGGACCGGTCGGCTGCTGCGGGTGGAGCGTGGCAGTGTCCTGTCGCTCACGTTCAACAGTGGAATGCGTAATATCAGCGGCGGTGCCGTGATCGCCATCACCTATTTTCCACCACCGGTCGCCGTTCCGGTCATCGTCGGAATGTTGTTCCAGCAGGTCCTTGCCTCCTTCGCCGGCAAGAGGCTGGACAACTTTGGGAAAGGCGATAAAGGTGTGGCCGCACTGACGCACAAACAGATATAA